In Calothrix sp. PCC 7507, one DNA window encodes the following:
- a CDS encoding DM13 domain-containing protein yields MRFQHLVILGITAIVSVSCAKQTISNQQETPAPSTKSIASPVADGGTFKAGEHPIRGKVSITNKKGKRYLEFDRNFKTSDGPDVYVILYRSHTPPTYGIKEKDYVSLSRLQKTSGTQSYVLPENVKLGDFKSVAIWCRKFNATFGYASL; encoded by the coding sequence ATGAGGTTTCAGCATTTAGTCATTCTTGGCATTACAGCCATTGTCAGTGTCAGTTGTGCAAAACAAACTATCTCTAATCAGCAAGAAACTCCAGCGCCATCGACAAAAAGCATAGCTAGTCCAGTTGCAGACGGTGGCACTTTTAAGGCTGGAGAACATCCCATTCGGGGAAAAGTCAGCATCACTAATAAAAAAGGGAAACGCTATCTAGAATTTGACAGGAATTTTAAAACTAGCGACGGACCTGACGTATATGTTATTCTTTATCGTTCTCACACACCACCAACATATGGTATTAAAGAAAAAGATTATGTCAGTCTTTCCCGCTTACAAAAAACTAGCGGTACTCAAAGCTATGTCCTGCCTGAAAATGTGAAGTTAGGAGACTTTAAATCTGTAGCGATATGGTGTCGTAAATTTAATGCCACTTTTGGCTATGCTTCTTTGTAG
- a CDS encoding ATP-binding protein: protein MNRLSEKFIAGGFSLALLLMCSVGAVSYLSVQKLTEEKRWVIHTHEVLNSLQKMNVSLSKAESGRRGYILTRQVVDQKIYEQEQLKVYQAFQDLRQLTQDNIQQQRRLEILEPLIVARLDLLEQSMRLFRQNSQDQATQIAMTNQGRFVGEKLQAINQVMENEETTLLRMRTAATDARVEQIIIVVSLGYSLSIVLLILVYSLLQKQIRINKTLSEEAIRLEQQAAKAKLANILDTVSDGFVSLDSNCCYTYINQRAGQILNCHPQDLIGKNIWEEFPEVVGSKFYHVYYQAVAEQQVIEMEEYYPLWNLWFENRLYPFPEGLSIFFQDITARKFAEEALQQAKAELEIKVEERTAELQRLNQDLKRSNQELEQFAYVASHDLQEPLRAVGGYSQLLEQEYHDRLDESATEYLAYIVDGATRMRQLIQDLLAYSRIGTRGQVFVPTDCNAVLDQALDQLRVAIAESNTKITHDPLPTLLADKTQLVQLFQNLLGNAIKFRRHESPQIHISAVKKIASAKAGEEKLLTQKSVWLFSVQDNGIGIKPQYLERIFEVFRRLHTRREFAGTGIGLAICKKIVERHTGEIWAESEPGVGTTFYFTLPEN from the coding sequence ATGAACAGATTATCAGAAAAATTTATTGCTGGTGGTTTTAGCTTGGCGCTACTGCTAATGTGTAGCGTCGGAGCGGTTTCCTATCTGAGTGTCCAAAAGTTGACCGAAGAAAAACGATGGGTGATACATACCCATGAAGTCCTAAATTCTCTCCAGAAAATGAATGTTAGTCTCAGTAAAGCTGAAAGCGGACGACGTGGTTATATCCTTACCAGACAGGTTGTTGACCAAAAAATCTATGAGCAGGAACAACTAAAGGTATACCAGGCTTTTCAAGACCTACGACAGCTTACCCAAGATAATATTCAGCAACAACGCCGACTGGAGATTCTGGAACCCCTAATTGTCGCGAGATTAGACCTGCTTGAGCAATCAATGAGGTTATTTAGGCAAAATAGTCAAGATCAGGCAACTCAAATCGCCATGACAAATCAGGGTAGATTTGTCGGTGAAAAACTCCAGGCAATTAACCAAGTCATGGAGAATGAAGAAACAACCTTATTGCGAATGCGGACAGCAGCGACAGATGCTCGTGTTGAGCAAATCATCATTGTGGTCAGTCTGGGATATAGCTTGAGCATAGTCCTGTTAATTTTGGTTTACTCACTCCTACAAAAGCAAATTCGCATTAACAAGACTTTATCTGAAGAAGCTATTCGTTTGGAACAGCAAGCTGCAAAAGCAAAACTGGCGAACATTTTAGATACGGTTTCGGATGGCTTTGTGTCTCTAGATAGCAATTGCTGCTATACCTATATCAATCAAAGAGCAGGACAAATTCTCAACTGCCATCCTCAAGACTTGATTGGCAAAAATATCTGGGAAGAATTCCCTGAAGTTGTGGGTAGTAAGTTTTACCATGTCTACTATCAGGCTGTGGCAGAACAGCAAGTCATTGAGATGGAAGAATATTATCCACTTTGGAATCTCTGGTTTGAAAATCGCCTTTACCCTTTCCCCGAAGGACTATCAATTTTCTTTCAAGATATCACCGCTCGCAAATTTGCAGAGGAAGCATTGCAACAAGCAAAAGCAGAACTGGAAATCAAAGTTGAGGAACGCACGGCGGAGTTACAAAGGCTGAATCAGGATCTCAAACGTTCTAATCAGGAGTTGGAGCAGTTTGCCTATGTGGCTTCCCATGATTTACAAGAACCGTTGCGAGCAGTAGGAGGTTATAGCCAACTTTTAGAACAGGAATATCACGACCGTCTAGATGAGTCTGCCACCGAATACTTGGCTTACATAGTCGATGGCGCAACGCGGATGCGGCAGTTGATTCAAGACCTATTAGCTTATTCCCGGATTGGCACTCGCGGTCAAGTATTTGTCCCCACTGATTGTAATGCTGTACTTGACCAGGCACTAGATCAATTACGGGTAGCGATCGCCGAAAGCAACACCAAAATAACTCATGACCCTTTACCAACTTTACTCGCAGACAAAACCCAACTGGTGCAGCTATTCCAAAATCTGCTCGGTAACGCCATTAAGTTTCGTCGTCATGAGTCACCCCAAATTCACATCAGCGCAGTTAAAAAAATAGCATCAGCAAAGGCAGGAGAGGAGAAACTTTTGACTCAGAAATCCGTATGGCTCTTCTCGGTACAAGACAATGGCATTGGTATTAAACCCCAATATCTTGAGCGAATTTTTGAAGTCTTCCGCCGTCTGCATACTCGTCGAGAATTCGCAGGTACAGGTATAGGTTTAGCTATCTGTAAAAAAATTGTCGAGCGCCATACTGGTGAGATTTGGGCTGAGTCTGAGCCGGGCGTGGGAACGACATTTTATTTCACTCTTCCTGAAAATTAG
- a CDS encoding phosphotransferase family protein, with protein sequence MALSLSSHNVIQYLQDAGLCSSEDGASDDSELPDSSKNLNLLVALADNRKLLVKQERSTNYAGTPHELFNEWLFHQLLQQFPVIGNISAIASLVLHFDEENSILVRNYLSDYRELESFYQDQDIFPTEIATAIGTTLAGLHRATFNRKEYRDFMATAPQGQFRYHFYNPAQGIESIGPEIFGTVPTEALKFYLLYQRYESLESAIADLAYEWNPCCLTHNDLKLDNILVHSRWEQLDNCLVRLIDWKACSWGDPAFDLGKLVASYLRIWLSSLVVDPTIELEESLRLAVTPLEVLQPSILALIRSYLNAFPMILEYRRDFILRVIQFAGLALIHQIQETINCRKYFDNTDICMLQVAKNLLTMPEQGVLTVFEISESEILKPVAKVHQLPQPVKEQQLVRLYYEKTRLRGC encoded by the coding sequence ATGGCATTATCACTGTCTTCTCATAACGTTATCCAGTATCTGCAGGATGCAGGTCTGTGTAGCTCAGAAGATGGAGCATCAGACGACTCTGAGTTGCCGGACAGTAGTAAGAATCTCAATTTACTGGTGGCTCTAGCAGATAATCGCAAACTGCTGGTTAAACAAGAACGTAGCACTAATTATGCTGGAACACCACATGAGTTGTTTAATGAGTGGCTGTTTCACCAATTATTGCAGCAGTTTCCGGTGATTGGCAACATTTCGGCGATCGCTTCATTAGTGCTGCATTTCGACGAGGAAAATTCTATCCTTGTCCGTAACTACTTAAGTGATTATCGGGAACTTGAGAGTTTTTACCAAGATCAAGATATTTTCCCCACGGAGATTGCTACAGCTATTGGCACGACATTGGCCGGTTTACATCGTGCCACTTTCAATCGCAAAGAATATCGTGATTTTATGGCAACTGCTCCCCAAGGACAGTTTCGCTATCACTTTTACAATCCGGCTCAAGGGATAGAGTCAATTGGACCAGAGATTTTTGGCACGGTTCCCACTGAGGCGCTGAAATTCTATCTTCTTTATCAACGCTATGAGAGTTTGGAATCAGCAATTGCAGATTTGGCCTATGAATGGAATCCTTGCTGCTTGACACACAATGACCTGAAATTGGACAACATCTTGGTTCATTCCAGGTGGGAGCAGCTAGACAATTGCTTGGTCAGACTGATTGACTGGAAAGCTTGTTCTTGGGGAGATCCAGCCTTTGATTTAGGTAAGCTAGTTGCCAGCTATTTAAGAATTTGGCTTTCGAGCCTTGTAGTAGACCCCACAATCGAGTTAGAAGAATCTCTGCGTCTGGCGGTGACACCGCTAGAGGTTCTGCAACCTTCAATCCTGGCTTTGATTCGGTCTTATCTCAATGCTTTCCCCATGATTCTGGAGTATCGTCGGGACTTTATTCTGCGGGTTATCCAATTTGCTGGACTGGCACTGATTCATCAAATTCAGGAAACGATTAATTGCCGCAAATACTTTGATAATACCGATATTTGTATGCTCCAAGTTGCCAAAAATCTCTTGACTATGCCAGAGCAAGGTGTGTTGACTGTTTTTGAGATCTCAGAGTCAGAAATCTTAAAACCTGTGGCAAAAGTACATCAACTTCCTCAGCCAGTCAAAGAGCAACAGTTGGTTCGCCTTTATTACGAAAAAACCCGCCTGCGCGGTTGTTAA
- a CDS encoding response regulator, translating into MTHNQAFRHIEILLVEDSPSDANLTIKGFQNAKIANNLYWIEDGETAMNYLRQQGEFVGVSRPDLILLDLNLPGMDGREVLTEVKSDPHLKRIPVVILTTSTDEQDILRSYNLSANCYVTKPVDIYQFIQVVQLIKEFWLVAVALPQE; encoded by the coding sequence ATGACCCACAATCAGGCATTTCGACACATTGAAATTTTGCTAGTTGAAGACTCTCCTAGCGATGCTAACCTCACCATCAAAGGTTTTCAGAATGCCAAAATTGCTAATAACCTGTATTGGATTGAAGATGGGGAAACTGCAATGAACTACCTACGACAACAAGGAGAGTTTGTTGGTGTTTCTCGTCCAGATTTAATCTTGCTCGATTTGAATCTGCCAGGGATGGATGGACGCGAAGTCCTCACAGAAGTCAAATCAGATCCCCATCTCAAGCGTATTCCTGTTGTCATCCTCACAACCTCAACAGATGAGCAGGATATTCTTCGTTCTTATAATCTCAGTGCTAATTGCTACGTTACTAAACCTGTGGATATCTACCAATTCATCCAAGTTGTCCAGTTAATCAAAGAGTTCTGGCTAGTAGCAGTAGCACTACCACAAGAATAA
- a CDS encoding HAMP domain-containing sensor histidine kinase, with amino-acid sequence MNQISKICQKIDLFSLRVRLTIGIAIVSALGLSSLAIWTSWKMQQILIDGNKHKIVQITNRLPRDVQLYSEMMSPEAGLQKTIGSFTNTDTFVWIKSPDNKILAKSTNWNQLSDATSNELMSLTEMSIKPKVDKIKQRYFVLCGGSLRLQGKVLKLFVVQDVTREQTTFLAMVRTLTIGSILIIIVISVAIALYIKRALKPLLQLSQMAEVISAADLPEAKLYIDQAPTEVTELAQTFNMLLSRLSQSWEKERQFVSNVSHELRTPLTIVHGYLQSVLRRQTNLTATQQEALETAASEAERTIHLLEDLLDLARADSGYLHFSMKTCVLNELVVEVVGMAQKYSDRTIIIELITQPIEIKTDYNRLQQVLLNLIDNAVKYSDAGTPITLSLSQQNEEAIIQVSDQGYGIPLQHQSRIFERFYRVDEARTRSTGGCGLGLSIVKTIVEIMGGSVTVRSKLGEGSVFTISLPASQSLLQKV; translated from the coding sequence GTGAATCAAATTAGTAAAATTTGCCAAAAAATTGATCTTTTTTCATTGCGGGTACGCCTGACGATTGGTATTGCAATAGTTTCAGCTTTGGGATTAAGTAGCCTCGCTATCTGGACAAGCTGGAAAATGCAGCAAATTCTCATTGATGGGAACAAACATAAAATTGTACAAATTACCAATCGCTTACCGCGTGATGTACAACTTTATAGTGAAATGATGTCACCAGAAGCGGGATTGCAAAAGACGATTGGTAGCTTTACGAATACCGATACATTTGTATGGATAAAAAGTCCTGATAATAAAATTCTGGCAAAATCCACTAATTGGAATCAGTTATCTGATGCAACATCGAACGAGTTAATGTCTCTAACTGAGATGTCAATTAAACCCAAAGTAGACAAAATTAAGCAGCGCTACTTTGTTTTATGTGGTGGTTCCTTGCGACTCCAAGGTAAAGTATTGAAACTATTCGTTGTTCAGGATGTTACTCGCGAACAAACAACGTTTTTGGCAATGGTGCGGACTTTGACGATTGGGAGTATTTTGATAATCATAGTAATTTCTGTAGCGATCGCACTTTACATCAAGCGCGCTCTCAAACCCTTACTGCAACTTAGCCAAATGGCAGAAGTTATTTCCGCCGCAGATTTACCAGAGGCAAAATTATATATCGATCAAGCACCTACCGAAGTTACAGAATTAGCTCAAACCTTCAATATGCTGTTATCTCGCCTCTCTCAATCTTGGGAAAAAGAACGACAATTTGTGAGTAATGTTTCCCACGAATTACGCACACCATTAACTATAGTACATGGTTATTTGCAAAGTGTATTGCGACGGCAAACTAACTTAACAGCTACCCAACAAGAAGCTTTAGAAACGGCTGCATCTGAAGCAGAACGTACCATCCATCTTTTAGAAGATTTACTAGATTTAGCAAGGGCAGATAGTGGTTATTTACATTTCTCCATGAAAACCTGCGTGCTGAATGAATTAGTGGTCGAAGTTGTGGGTATGGCGCAAAAGTATAGCGATCGCACAATTATAATTGAGTTAATAACTCAGCCAATCGAGATCAAAACAGACTACAATCGCCTGCAACAAGTATTATTAAATTTAATTGACAATGCTGTTAAGTATTCTGATGCTGGTACACCTATAACTTTAAGTCTAAGCCAGCAAAATGAAGAAGCAATTATTCAAGTTTCTGACCAAGGATATGGCATACCTTTGCAACATCAATCGCGGATTTTTGAGCGCTTCTACCGCGTAGATGAAGCCCGGACTCGTTCTACTGGCGGTTGCGGTTTGGGGTTATCAATTGTGAAAACTATTGTAGAAATTATGGGCGGTAGTGTAACTGTGCGATCTAAGTTAGGTGAAGGGAGTGTATTTACAATTAGTTTACCCGCCTCACAATCACTATTACAAAAAGTCTGA
- a CDS encoding GNAT family N-acetyltransferase: MQQSDLSLPSECVLRRATSTDMWSIRWLVFSAKLDPTQLRWQQFWVIECDGNLAACGQLRSFSRVQELGSLVVARAWRGRGLATFLTQHLINTATQPLYLECLGQRLVQFYSRFGFVAVSFSDLPPALKPKFGLSELAKKLLRVPVVFMQH, encoded by the coding sequence ATGCAACAAAGCGATTTATCCTTACCATCTGAGTGTGTTCTCCGCAGAGCTACGTCTACAGATATGTGGTCAATTAGGTGGTTGGTGTTCTCAGCAAAACTTGATCCGACTCAATTACGCTGGCAGCAATTTTGGGTGATTGAATGTGACGGAAATTTGGCAGCTTGCGGACAGCTACGTAGCTTTTCTAGGGTGCAAGAACTGGGTAGTTTAGTTGTTGCACGAGCTTGGAGGGGACGCGGTTTAGCTACTTTTCTCACGCAGCATCTGATAAATACAGCAACTCAGCCGCTATATCTGGAATGTCTCGGTCAGCGATTGGTGCAGTTTTACAGCCGCTTTGGTTTTGTAGCAGTTTCCTTTTCAGACTTACCACCAGCGCTCAAACCTAAGTTTGGGTTGTCTGAATTAGCCAAAAAGCTCCTTAGAGTTCCTGTCGTCTTCATGCAACATTGA
- a CDS encoding glycosyltransferase, with product MRHNEHRKFYFTGWFQLYKRKVSKSNLSYKTLKTPLAKGVFQFRATTLILLISVILLTIVVVGWFAGEATISGIFTQINHWQVNSPKWLNVPSISREYLLAPSLGLLFTVFIVMKISPQPRIWSQRFVVGILIILTSRYMMWRSLSTLNVENPLTGVFSLGLFCLEMLMLFKSSISLFLMLNVKDRHREANTKSLAVIDGSFLPSIDILIPTYDEKSFILRRTIIGCQALEYANKKIYILDDTRRSEIKDLAEELGCEYVTRPDNFYAKAGNLNHAIAQTNGELIVVFDADFIPTKNFLTRTVGFFQNEKVALVQTPQSFYNADPIARNLGLENILTPDEEVFYRQIQPLRDAAGSVVCAGTSFIVRRTALAEIGGFVTESLSEDYFTGICLSAQGYQIIYLNEKLSAGLASENISTYVVQRLRWSQGTLQAFFIKSNPLTIPGLNFVQRLANLEGLLHHALTSISQIYFMLMPLVYAFLGVIPIRATLREVVYFLLPFYLVNLAVYSWLNYRSRSSLLSDIYSLFLCLPLALTVIQVMLNPFAKGFKVTPKGILSDRYNFNWNLALPLVLLFIATAVSLLQNLCMCIVKVSWANIAPLEIAQQTTGISLGWLWSAYNLIMISVTLLILIDAPKLDIYEWFNLRRVVQLKVGEQTFWGITTMISEVGAEVALTQKPQIYLSESQSVDIKITEEKLQLSGEIIHTRFDNEFPKVRIKFTSVSLSQHRRLVEMLFCRPGQWKIQNVPGELSALFLLFRTLMKPRILFNRKVDITPIKVSQV from the coding sequence ATGCGCCACAATGAACATAGAAAATTCTACTTTACAGGATGGTTTCAGTTGTACAAGCGCAAAGTTAGCAAGTCAAATTTGAGCTATAAAACTTTGAAAACTCCTCTGGCTAAAGGAGTTTTTCAATTTCGAGCTACAACGCTGATTTTACTGATAAGCGTTATTTTATTGACCATAGTTGTTGTAGGATGGTTCGCTGGTGAAGCCACGATTAGTGGAATTTTTACCCAGATTAATCATTGGCAAGTCAACTCACCAAAATGGTTAAATGTACCTAGCATTTCTAGAGAATATTTGCTAGCACCCTCTTTAGGTCTTTTATTCACTGTGTTCATAGTGATGAAAATTTCACCTCAACCCCGTATTTGGTCGCAGCGCTTTGTGGTGGGAATTTTAATCATTTTAACATCCCGGTATATGATGTGGCGATCGCTCTCAACTCTCAATGTGGAAAATCCATTAACTGGGGTATTTAGTCTAGGGTTATTCTGCCTCGAAATGCTCATGCTATTCAAGAGCAGTATTTCATTGTTTTTGATGTTAAATGTTAAAGATCGTCACCGGGAAGCAAACACAAAATCATTAGCTGTTATTGATGGTAGTTTTCTACCATCTATTGATATTTTAATACCAACTTATGATGAGAAGTCTTTTATCCTTCGGCGGACAATTATTGGTTGTCAAGCCTTAGAATATGCCAACAAGAAAATTTATATTTTAGATGATACTAGGCGGTCAGAAATTAAGGATTTAGCTGAAGAATTGGGTTGTGAGTATGTAACGCGACCTGATAACTTTTATGCTAAAGCTGGAAATTTAAATCATGCGATCGCTCAAACTAACGGAGAGTTAATAGTAGTTTTTGATGCTGATTTTATCCCTACTAAAAACTTTCTCACTCGCACTGTTGGTTTTTTTCAAAATGAGAAAGTTGCTCTTGTACAGACACCACAAAGCTTTTATAATGCTGATCCCATCGCTCGCAATCTGGGCTTAGAAAATATTCTCACTCCAGATGAAGAAGTGTTTTATCGACAAATTCAACCACTACGTGATGCAGCAGGTAGCGTAGTTTGTGCTGGTACTTCCTTTATCGTTCGTAGAACTGCTTTAGCAGAAATTGGGGGCTTTGTCACTGAGTCGTTAAGTGAAGACTATTTCACAGGAATCTGTCTATCTGCGCAAGGCTACCAAATAATTTATTTAAATGAAAAATTAAGTGCAGGATTAGCATCAGAAAACATATCCACCTATGTAGTCCAGCGTTTGCGATGGTCGCAGGGTACACTCCAAGCCTTTTTTATTAAGTCCAATCCTTTAACAATTCCTGGATTAAATTTTGTACAAAGATTAGCTAATTTAGAAGGATTATTACATCATGCATTAACTAGCATATCGCAAATTTATTTTATGCTTATGCCCTTAGTTTATGCATTTTTAGGTGTTATTCCTATCCGAGCAACCTTAAGAGAAGTTGTATATTTTTTATTGCCTTTCTATTTAGTAAATTTAGCAGTTTATTCTTGGCTTAATTATCGTTCTCGTTCGTCTTTATTATCAGATATTTACTCTTTGTTTCTGTGTTTACCTCTGGCGCTTACAGTTATTCAAGTTATGCTAAATCCTTTTGCCAAAGGATTTAAAGTTACACCTAAAGGAATATTAAGCGATCGCTATAACTTCAACTGGAATTTAGCTTTACCCCTAGTTCTATTGTTTATCGCCACTGCCGTCAGTTTGTTGCAGAACTTATGTATGTGTATAGTTAAAGTTTCTTGGGCAAATATAGCACCACTAGAAATTGCCCAGCAGACTACAGGCATCAGTTTAGGTTGGCTATGGAGTGCTTATAATTTAATCATGATTAGTGTTACCTTGTTGATTTTAATAGATGCTCCCAAACTCGATATTTATGAGTGGTTTAATTTGCGGCGAGTGGTACAGTTAAAAGTTGGTGAGCAAACTTTTTGGGGTATAACTACAATGATCTCGGAAGTTGGTGCAGAAGTGGCACTAACTCAAAAACCCCAGATATATTTATCCGAAAGTCAGTCAGTAGATATAAAAATCACTGAAGAAAAGTTACAGCTTTCGGGAGAAATCATTCATACTAGATTTGACAATGAATTTCCCAAGGTGCGAATTAAATTTACCTCAGTTAGCTTGAGTCAACATCGTCGTTTAGTAGAAATGTTATTTTGCCGTCCGGGACAGTGGAAAATACAAAATGTACCAGGAGAGTTGAGTGCATTATTCTTATTATTTAGAACCTTAATGAAGCCGCGAATTTTGTTTAATAGAAAAGTAGATATAACGCCAATAAAAGTTTCTCAAGTCTAG
- a CDS encoding hybrid sensor histidine kinase/response regulator: protein MEKITIHILLVEDSPTDASLLKQVFLRAEQQKWQMRHVERLSEAIDIITKNQHRFDVVLLDLHLPDSTGLNTLKEYRAAIPDIPVVVLTGLDDEDLALNAMTEGAQDYLVKDQITFQRLLRAIRYAIERGEILNQLRESEERSRLSLEKEQELNELKSNFVAMVSHEFRTPMTTIRTAVEIIEYNNHKLTNERRAKYFDQIQYAINQMLRLLDEILFLSRTEAAKLEFNPTPLNLELFCRELVEMVQMSAGNQHNIIFSAQEECIQAEMDEDLLNCIFTNLLSNAIKYSTSQSNIWFDFVCQDDIVIFRIKDQGKGIPLKDQARLFESFYRASNVDKIQGTGLGLAIVKKCVEIHKGEIHLESQQDVGTTVTVTLPLHSLESH, encoded by the coding sequence ATGGAAAAGATAACGATTCATATTCTACTGGTAGAAGATAGCCCTACGGACGCTAGCCTGCTCAAGCAAGTTTTTTTGCGGGCTGAACAGCAAAAATGGCAAATGAGACATGTTGAGCGTCTATCTGAGGCAATAGATATAATCACGAAAAATCAACACAGATTTGATGTCGTCTTGTTAGACCTCCACCTACCTGACTCTACTGGACTAAATACGCTCAAAGAATATCGAGCAGCAATACCTGATATCCCTGTTGTAGTGTTGACAGGGCTAGATGACGAAGATTTAGCCCTAAATGCAATGACAGAAGGCGCACAAGATTATCTTGTCAAAGATCAAATTACGTTCCAACGGTTATTACGTGCTATTCGCTACGCCATAGAACGGGGCGAAATTCTCAATCAATTAAGGGAAAGTGAGGAACGTAGCCGTTTGTCTTTGGAGAAGGAACAAGAACTCAATGAGCTAAAGTCAAACTTTGTGGCGATGGTTTCCCACGAGTTCCGGACTCCTATGACCACAATTCGCACAGCTGTAGAGATTATTGAATATAACAACCATAAACTGACCAATGAGCGCAGAGCTAAATACTTTGATCAAATTCAATATGCTATTAACCAAATGCTGCGGCTTTTAGATGAAATATTATTCCTCAGCAGAACTGAAGCAGCTAAACTTGAATTCAACCCTACACCGCTGAATTTAGAACTTTTTTGTCGTGAACTTGTAGAAATGGTGCAAATGAGCGCAGGTAATCAGCACAATATTATCTTTAGCGCTCAAGAAGAATGTATTCAAGCTGAGATGGACGAAGATTTACTAAATTGTATCTTTACCAATTTGCTCTCCAATGCTATTAAGTATTCGACTTCACAGAGCAACATCTGGTTTGATTTTGTTTGTCAGGATGATATTGTAATTTTTCGGATAAAAGACCAAGGGAAGGGAATTCCTCTCAAAGACCAAGCCCGTTTGTTTGAAAGTTTCTATCGTGCTAGCAATGTCGATAAAATTCAAGGAACAGGGTTAGGATTGGCAATTGTGAAAAAGTGTGTGGAGATACATAAAGGTGAGATTCACTTAGAAAGTCAGCAAGATGTAGGTACAACAGTAACAGTAACTTTGCCATTACACTCTCTTGAATCACACTAG
- a CDS encoding DUF4079 domain-containing protein, protein MQIADFLGLLHPVVAVIFVFPLIGIVVNFAWQTRQRRLQTLAGAKSKIPPVVGSEHRKIGEWLTGAIVGLVLLGLVYPIGKNILKKQLWTTAPFQVVFIVLLFAATTASLVLLYQAREKKWRGIFATLTGMGLVILGCQDGVYRLTNQWYWSHYYIGMTAALLMIFSLAIVQDIYQDKSNRWRTIHTILNCIALLLFVGQGLTGTRDLLEIPLSWQEPYIYTCDFANKTCPTPNPQTPK, encoded by the coding sequence ATGCAAATAGCTGATTTTCTGGGACTTTTACATCCAGTAGTGGCAGTTATTTTTGTCTTTCCACTCATCGGTATTGTAGTTAACTTCGCATGGCAAACACGCCAACGCCGCCTGCAAACTTTAGCGGGAGCTAAGAGTAAAATACCTCCAGTAGTTGGCTCAGAACATAGAAAGATAGGTGAATGGCTAACAGGTGCAATTGTAGGATTAGTTTTACTTGGGTTAGTTTACCCCATCGGGAAAAATATCCTCAAGAAACAATTATGGACTACTGCACCTTTCCAAGTGGTTTTCATCGTGTTATTGTTTGCTGCTACGACTGCCTCTTTAGTATTACTTTATCAGGCTCGAGAAAAAAAATGGCGGGGGATTTTCGCAACTTTAACTGGCATGGGTTTAGTAATTCTTGGTTGTCAGGATGGAGTTTATCGTCTCACAAATCAGTGGTATTGGTCGCATTATTATATTGGTATGACTGCAGCATTACTGATGATTTTTTCCTTAGCAATTGTTCAGGATATTTATCAGGATAAATCTAATCGCTGGCGTACCATCCACACAATTCTAAACTGCATTGCTTTATTGCTATTTGTCGGACAAGGTTTAACAGGTACACGTGATTTACTAGAAATCCCGCTTAGTTGGCAAGAGCCGTATATCTATACGTGTGATTTTGCTAATAAAACTTGTCCAACTCCCAATCCTCAAACACCAAAGTGA